One window of Rhodospirillaceae bacterium genomic DNA carries:
- a CDS encoding cyclopentanol dehydrogenase, protein MGRIEGKVAIVTGGALGMGKATSLLFAREGAKVVVTDIKEVEGKAVVEAIKQAGGEAIFLKQDVTKENEWKAVVDKAIGEFGQVDVLVNNAGILLLKGCQDTSVEELDLVLNINVKGVFLGCKHVLPAMQKAGGGSIINISSIYGLIGAPGGVAAAYQASKGAVRILTKSVAAEYAPHNIRVNSVHPGYIETPMTSDITESPEMKLAVIGPTILGRTGRPEEVANATLFLASDDASYVNGAEFVVDGGYTAM, encoded by the coding sequence TGCTTTTCGCAAGAGAAGGCGCAAAAGTCGTCGTAACGGACATCAAGGAAGTTGAAGGCAAAGCCGTTGTCGAAGCGATCAAGCAGGCAGGCGGCGAAGCCATCTTTCTGAAACAGGACGTCACCAAGGAAAACGAGTGGAAGGCTGTCGTCGACAAAGCCATCGGCGAATTCGGCCAGGTTGACGTGCTCGTCAACAATGCCGGCATCCTGCTTTTGAAAGGCTGTCAGGATACAAGCGTCGAGGAACTGGACCTTGTCCTGAACATTAACGTGAAAGGCGTCTTCCTGGGCTGTAAGCATGTCCTGCCCGCCATGCAGAAAGCCGGCGGCGGCTCCATTATCAACATTTCGTCGATCTATGGGCTGATCGGCGCGCCGGGCGGCGTTGCAGCGGCCTATCAGGCGTCGAAGGGTGCCGTGCGAATCCTGACAAAATCGGTCGCCGCCGAATATGCCCCCCACAACATCCGTGTGAATTCCGTCCATCCGGGCTACATCGAAACCCCGATGACGTCCGATATCACGGAAAGCCCGGAAATGAAGCTTGCGGTGATCGGCCCAACCATCCTGGGACGCACCGGCAGACCGGAAGAAGTGGCCAATGCCACCCTGTTCCTGGCGTCGGACGACGCCTCTTATGTGAACGGCGCCGAATTCGTCGTCGATGGCGGTTACACCGCCATGTAG